Proteins found in one Miscanthus floridulus cultivar M001 chromosome 4, ASM1932011v1, whole genome shotgun sequence genomic segment:
- the LOC136549766 gene encoding probable LRR receptor-like serine/threonine-protein kinase At1g07650 isoform X3, translated as MPKPCRSLMGNRLSGPFPMVLTRITTLTNLSIESNEFYGPMPPEIGHLIRIEKLILSTNEFTGPLPTALSLFSNITDLRISSTNFSGRMPDFWGKLKRLEKLQIEGSLLEGPLPSSLSELTNLSDLRISDLRGSGSSFPDLSRMTSMNKLVLRNCSISGSIPHYIGTWTTLKHLDLSFNKLSGEIPPSFASMGAVDYIYLTGNSLTGNIPGWLLRRNKIADISFNNFTTGSSGPSQCLQGSVNLVESYSAEANSLNSIQPCLKRNFPCVASNGQYHSSLHINCGDKEATINRTKYEADTTPKGASLLYVSPGLNWAFSSTGNFMDDNINDDDYIATSASTLVVPNSDLYTKARLSPLSLTYYGLCMLSGSYTVNLHFAEIVFTNDSTYYSLGKRRFNVFIQGRMVLEDFDIEQSAGAAAKPVIKSFQTYVTNHTLEIQFYWAGRGTTGIPYRGSYGPLISAISVTPNFQIPLAVEPPKAGSSKKRSSRASIALIIGIPIVAIFAALIVGIYCIIKKQRKSSMHKELRALDLQIGSFTLRQIKAATRNFDAANKIGEGGFGSVYKGLLSDGTIIAVKQLSSRSKQGNREFVNEIGMISALQHPNLVKLYGCCTEGNQLSLVYEYMENNCLARALFVEQYRLRMDWGARHKICLGIARGLAYLHEDSAIRIVHRDIKASNILLDKDLNAKISDFGLAKLNEDDHTHISTKVAGTIGYMAPEYAMRGYLTDKADVYSFGVVVLEIVSGKSNTNYRPKEDFVYLLDWACVLHERGTLLELVDPDLGSNYSTEEALLMLNVALLCTTAAPTLRPKMSKVVSLLEGSTPLQPLLTDLSLAANSLSSSGVRRNFWQNPSESQSLTAQASCSDTNESSTIDIDGILRPLVS; from the exons ATGCCAAAGCCATGCAGGTCACTGATGGGGAACAGATTGTCAGGGCCTTTTCCCATGGTTCTCACGAGGATCACAACCCTGACTAACCT GAGCATTGAAAGCAATGAGTTCTATGGGCCAATGCCTCCTGAAATTGGGCATCTAATTCGAATAGAGAAGCT AATATTATCAACCAATGAGTTCACTGGACCCCTTCCAACTGCTCTTTCGCTATTCAGTAATATAACTGATTT GAGGATTTCTAGCACCAATTTTTCTGGAAGGATGCCTGATTTTTGGGGTAAATTGAAAAGGCTTGAAAAATT GCAAATCGAAGGATCTTTGTTGGAAGGGCCACTTCCCTCGAGCCTATCTGAATTGACAAACCTTTCTGATCT GAGGATTAGTGACCTGAGAGGTAGTGGTTCATCTTTCCCTGATTTAAGTCGAATGACATCCATGAACAAATT GGTACTAAGGAACTGTTCCATCAGTGGAAGCATACCTCATTACATTGGCACATGGACAACTCTTAAGCATCT GGATCTCAGCTTTAATAAACTGAGTGGAGAAATACCACCTTCTTTTGCTAGCATGGGAGCTGTGGATTACAT ATATCTAACTGGAAATTCACTCACTGGGAACATACCTGGATGGTTACTAAGAAGAAACAAGATTGC GGACATATCTTTTAATAACTTCACGACAGGGAGTTCAGGTCCTAGCCAATGCCTTCAAGGGAGTGT CAATCTCGTGGAGAGCTATTCAGCTGAAGCGAACAGTTT AAATAGTATTCAGCCATGCTTAAAGAGGaattttccatgtgttgcttcgaATGGACAAT ATCACTCTTCATTGCATATCAATTGCGGTGACAAAGAAGCAACTATCAATAGAACTAAATATGAAGCTGACACAACACCCAAAGGGGCATCATTGCTGTATGTATCCCCAGGCTTGAACTGGGCATTCAGCAGCACCGGGAACTTCATGGATGACAACATAAATGACGATGACTACATTGCAACAAGCGCATCAACATTGGTCGTGCCCAATTCAGATCTGTACACCAAAGCCCGTCTTTCTCCTCTTTCCCTCACATATTATGGGCTTTGCATGTTAAGTGGGAGCTACACAGTTAATCTCCATTTTGCTGAAATTGTTTTCACAAATGACAGCACATATTATAGCCTTGGCAAAAGAAGATTCAACGTGTTTATACAG GGAAGAATGGTGCTAGAGGATTTCGACATTGAACAGTCGGCCGGTGCGGCTGCAAAGCCAGTTATCAAGTCTTTTCAAACATATGTCACAAATCACACACTAGAGATTCAGTTCTATTGGGCAGGAAGAGGGACAACTGGCATTCCATATAGAGGTTCTTATGGCCCACTGATATCTGCAATATCAGTAACTCCAA ATTTCCAGATTCCATTGGCTGTTGAGCCTCCCAAAGCTGGAAGTAGCAAAAAACGGAGTTCAAGGGCATCTATTGCTTTAATAATTGGAATCCCTATTGTAGCAATATTCGCTGCTCTGATCGTCGGCATTTATTGTATTATTAAGAAGCAGAGAAAGAGTTCGATGCATAAAG AACTCAGAGCCCTTGACCTGCAAATTGGCTCCTTCACCTTGCGTCAAATCAAAGCAGCAACTAGGAACTTCGATGCAGCTAACAAGATTGGTGAAGGAGGATTTGGTTCAGTATACAAG GGTTTATTATCTGATGGCACCATCATCGCTGTCAAGCAGTTGTCATCAAGGTCTAAACAAGGGAATCGGGAATTCGTGAATGAGATAGGCATGATATCTGCACTGCAGCATCCTAACCTTGTCAAACTCTATGGCTGCTGTACAGAAGGAAACCAGCTGTCGCTAGTTTATGAGTATATGGAAAACAATTGCCTTGCACGAGCTCTTTTCG TTGAACAGTATAGATTGAGAATGGATTGGGGAGCAAGGCATAAGATTTGCCTTGGAATAGCAAGAGGTCTAGCATATTTGCATGAGGATTCTGCAATAAGGATCGTGCACCGAGATATCAAGGCCAGCAATATACTGCTCGACAAAGATTTGAATGCCAAGATCTCAGATTTTGGGCTAGCAAAGCTTAATGAAGATGATCACACCCACATAAGCACAAAAGTAGCTGGAACTAT CGGATACATGGCTCCTGAGTATGCTATGCGTGGTTATTTAACAGACAAAGCTGATGTATACAGTTTTGGTGTTGTTGTTTTGGAAATTGTCAGCGGAAAAAGTAACACAAACTACAGGCCGAAGGAAGACTTTGTTTATCTTTTAGATTGG GCTTGTGTTCTACATGAAAGAGGAACTCTACTGGAATTGGTAGATCCAGATCTAGGATCAAATTACTCAACAGAAGAGGCGCTCCTCATGCTGAATGTTGCCCTGCTatgcacaactgcagcacctACACTCAGACCAAAGATGTCGAAAGTTGTTAGCCTGCTTGAAGGCAGCACCCCTCTGCAGCCTTTGCTGACAGACCTCAGCCTTGCAGCAAATAGCCTGAGCTCAAGTGGTGTACGCAGGAACTTCTGGCAAAACCCAAGTGAGAGTCAGAGCCTGACAGCACAAGCCTCGTGCAGTGATACTAATGAATCATCGACCATTGATATAGATGGTATCCTGAGACCACTGGTAAGTTAG
- the LOC136549766 gene encoding probable LRR receptor-like serine/threonine-protein kinase At1g07650 isoform X1, with translation MACRPPCPCGWSCFCMVFFLGLLLAEAVHGAGRSEAAARSTPSLVPAEARVLRRIAVRLGVSSWDFTAGTGPCDQGDSGVHCDCTFSNGTVCHVTEIFLKGQNFSGELPPDFADLPNLLQLDLSRSLFHGGVPDQWAWMKLQGLSLMGNRLSGPFPMVLTRITTLTNLSIESNEFYGPMPPEIGHLIRIEKLILSTNEFTGPLPTALSLFSNITDLRISSTNFSGRMPDFWGKLKRLEKLQIEGSLLEGPLPSSLSELTNLSDLRISDLRGSGSSFPDLSRMTSMNKLVLRNCSISGSIPHYIGTWTTLKHLDLSFNKLSGEIPPSFASMGAVDYIYLTGNSLTGNIPGWLLRRNKIADISFNNFTTGSSGPSQCLQGSVNLVESYSAEANSLNSIQPCLKRNFPCVASNGQYHSSLHINCGDKEATINRTKYEADTTPKGASLLYVSPGLNWAFSSTGNFMDDNINDDDYIATSASTLVVPNSDLYTKARLSPLSLTYYGLCMLSGSYTVNLHFAEIVFTNDSTYYSLGKRRFNVFIQGRMVLEDFDIEQSAGAAAKPVIKSFQTYVTNHTLEIQFYWAGRGTTGIPYRGSYGPLISAISVTPNFQIPLAVEPPKAGSSKKRSSRASIALIIGIPIVAIFAALIVGIYCIIKKQRKSSMHKELRALDLQIGSFTLRQIKAATRNFDAANKIGEGGFGSVYKGLLSDGTIIAVKQLSSRSKQGNREFVNEIGMISALQHPNLVKLYGCCTEGNQLSLVYEYMENNCLARALFVEQYRLRMDWGARHKICLGIARGLAYLHEDSAIRIVHRDIKASNILLDKDLNAKISDFGLAKLNEDDHTHISTKVAGTIGYMAPEYAMRGYLTDKADVYSFGVVVLEIVSGKSNTNYRPKEDFVYLLDWACVLHERGTLLELVDPDLGSNYSTEEALLMLNVALLCTTAAPTLRPKMSKVVSLLEGSTPLQPLLTDLSLAANSLSSSGVRRNFWQNPSESQSLTAQASCSDTNESSTIDIDGILRPLVS, from the exons ATGGCGTGTAGGCCGCCATGTCCATGTGGCTGGAGCTGCTTCTGCATGGTCTTCTTCCTCGGCTTGCTGCTCGCCGAGGCCGTCCATGGTGCAGGGCGGAGCGAGGCGGCCGCTCGTTCGACTCCGAGCCTCGTTCCAGCTGAAG CGCGCGTCCTTCGACGGATCGCAGTCAGACTGGGTGTGTCCAGCTGGGATTTCACCGCCGGCACCGGTCCCTGCGACCAAGGCGACTCTGGGGTGCACTGTGACTGCACCTTCTCTAAcggcaccgtctgccatgtcacCGAGAT ATTCCTCAAGGGGCAGAACTTCTCCGGTGAGCTCCCGCCAGACTTCGCTGACCTCCCCAACCTCCTCCAGCT AGATCTAAGCAGGAGCTTGTTTCATGGTGGAGTGCCTGACCAGTGGGCCTGGATGAAGTTACAAGGACT GTCACTGATGGGGAACAGATTGTCAGGGCCTTTTCCCATGGTTCTCACGAGGATCACAACCCTGACTAACCT GAGCATTGAAAGCAATGAGTTCTATGGGCCAATGCCTCCTGAAATTGGGCATCTAATTCGAATAGAGAAGCT AATATTATCAACCAATGAGTTCACTGGACCCCTTCCAACTGCTCTTTCGCTATTCAGTAATATAACTGATTT GAGGATTTCTAGCACCAATTTTTCTGGAAGGATGCCTGATTTTTGGGGTAAATTGAAAAGGCTTGAAAAATT GCAAATCGAAGGATCTTTGTTGGAAGGGCCACTTCCCTCGAGCCTATCTGAATTGACAAACCTTTCTGATCT GAGGATTAGTGACCTGAGAGGTAGTGGTTCATCTTTCCCTGATTTAAGTCGAATGACATCCATGAACAAATT GGTACTAAGGAACTGTTCCATCAGTGGAAGCATACCTCATTACATTGGCACATGGACAACTCTTAAGCATCT GGATCTCAGCTTTAATAAACTGAGTGGAGAAATACCACCTTCTTTTGCTAGCATGGGAGCTGTGGATTACAT ATATCTAACTGGAAATTCACTCACTGGGAACATACCTGGATGGTTACTAAGAAGAAACAAGATTGC GGACATATCTTTTAATAACTTCACGACAGGGAGTTCAGGTCCTAGCCAATGCCTTCAAGGGAGTGT CAATCTCGTGGAGAGCTATTCAGCTGAAGCGAACAGTTT AAATAGTATTCAGCCATGCTTAAAGAGGaattttccatgtgttgcttcgaATGGACAAT ATCACTCTTCATTGCATATCAATTGCGGTGACAAAGAAGCAACTATCAATAGAACTAAATATGAAGCTGACACAACACCCAAAGGGGCATCATTGCTGTATGTATCCCCAGGCTTGAACTGGGCATTCAGCAGCACCGGGAACTTCATGGATGACAACATAAATGACGATGACTACATTGCAACAAGCGCATCAACATTGGTCGTGCCCAATTCAGATCTGTACACCAAAGCCCGTCTTTCTCCTCTTTCCCTCACATATTATGGGCTTTGCATGTTAAGTGGGAGCTACACAGTTAATCTCCATTTTGCTGAAATTGTTTTCACAAATGACAGCACATATTATAGCCTTGGCAAAAGAAGATTCAACGTGTTTATACAG GGAAGAATGGTGCTAGAGGATTTCGACATTGAACAGTCGGCCGGTGCGGCTGCAAAGCCAGTTATCAAGTCTTTTCAAACATATGTCACAAATCACACACTAGAGATTCAGTTCTATTGGGCAGGAAGAGGGACAACTGGCATTCCATATAGAGGTTCTTATGGCCCACTGATATCTGCAATATCAGTAACTCCAA ATTTCCAGATTCCATTGGCTGTTGAGCCTCCCAAAGCTGGAAGTAGCAAAAAACGGAGTTCAAGGGCATCTATTGCTTTAATAATTGGAATCCCTATTGTAGCAATATTCGCTGCTCTGATCGTCGGCATTTATTGTATTATTAAGAAGCAGAGAAAGAGTTCGATGCATAAAG AACTCAGAGCCCTTGACCTGCAAATTGGCTCCTTCACCTTGCGTCAAATCAAAGCAGCAACTAGGAACTTCGATGCAGCTAACAAGATTGGTGAAGGAGGATTTGGTTCAGTATACAAG GGTTTATTATCTGATGGCACCATCATCGCTGTCAAGCAGTTGTCATCAAGGTCTAAACAAGGGAATCGGGAATTCGTGAATGAGATAGGCATGATATCTGCACTGCAGCATCCTAACCTTGTCAAACTCTATGGCTGCTGTACAGAAGGAAACCAGCTGTCGCTAGTTTATGAGTATATGGAAAACAATTGCCTTGCACGAGCTCTTTTCG TTGAACAGTATAGATTGAGAATGGATTGGGGAGCAAGGCATAAGATTTGCCTTGGAATAGCAAGAGGTCTAGCATATTTGCATGAGGATTCTGCAATAAGGATCGTGCACCGAGATATCAAGGCCAGCAATATACTGCTCGACAAAGATTTGAATGCCAAGATCTCAGATTTTGGGCTAGCAAAGCTTAATGAAGATGATCACACCCACATAAGCACAAAAGTAGCTGGAACTAT CGGATACATGGCTCCTGAGTATGCTATGCGTGGTTATTTAACAGACAAAGCTGATGTATACAGTTTTGGTGTTGTTGTTTTGGAAATTGTCAGCGGAAAAAGTAACACAAACTACAGGCCGAAGGAAGACTTTGTTTATCTTTTAGATTGG GCTTGTGTTCTACATGAAAGAGGAACTCTACTGGAATTGGTAGATCCAGATCTAGGATCAAATTACTCAACAGAAGAGGCGCTCCTCATGCTGAATGTTGCCCTGCTatgcacaactgcagcacctACACTCAGACCAAAGATGTCGAAAGTTGTTAGCCTGCTTGAAGGCAGCACCCCTCTGCAGCCTTTGCTGACAGACCTCAGCCTTGCAGCAAATAGCCTGAGCTCAAGTGGTGTACGCAGGAACTTCTGGCAAAACCCAAGTGAGAGTCAGAGCCTGACAGCACAAGCCTCGTGCAGTGATACTAATGAATCATCGACCATTGATATAGATGGTATCCTGAGACCACTGGTAAGTTAG
- the LOC136549766 gene encoding probable LRR receptor-like serine/threonine-protein kinase At1g07650 isoform X2 — protein sequence MACRPPCPCGWSCFCMVFFLGLLLAEAVHGAGRSEAAARSTPSLVPAEARVLRRIAVRLGVSSWDFTAGTGPCDQGDSGVHCDCTFSNGTVCHVTEIFLKGQNFSGELPPDFADLPNLLQLDLSRSLFHGGVPDQWAWMKLQGLSLMGNRLSGPFPMVLTRITTLTNLSIESNEFYGPMPPEIGHLIRIEKLILSTNEFTGPLPTALSLFSNITDLRISSTNFSGRMPDFWGKLKRLEKLQIEGSLLEGPLPSSLSELTNLSDLRISDLRGSGSSFPDLSRMTSMNKLDLSFNKLSGEIPPSFASMGAVDYIYLTGNSLTGNIPGWLLRRNKIADISFNNFTTGSSGPSQCLQGSVNLVESYSAEANSLNSIQPCLKRNFPCVASNGQYHSSLHINCGDKEATINRTKYEADTTPKGASLLYVSPGLNWAFSSTGNFMDDNINDDDYIATSASTLVVPNSDLYTKARLSPLSLTYYGLCMLSGSYTVNLHFAEIVFTNDSTYYSLGKRRFNVFIQGRMVLEDFDIEQSAGAAAKPVIKSFQTYVTNHTLEIQFYWAGRGTTGIPYRGSYGPLISAISVTPNFQIPLAVEPPKAGSSKKRSSRASIALIIGIPIVAIFAALIVGIYCIIKKQRKSSMHKELRALDLQIGSFTLRQIKAATRNFDAANKIGEGGFGSVYKGLLSDGTIIAVKQLSSRSKQGNREFVNEIGMISALQHPNLVKLYGCCTEGNQLSLVYEYMENNCLARALFVEQYRLRMDWGARHKICLGIARGLAYLHEDSAIRIVHRDIKASNILLDKDLNAKISDFGLAKLNEDDHTHISTKVAGTIGYMAPEYAMRGYLTDKADVYSFGVVVLEIVSGKSNTNYRPKEDFVYLLDWACVLHERGTLLELVDPDLGSNYSTEEALLMLNVALLCTTAAPTLRPKMSKVVSLLEGSTPLQPLLTDLSLAANSLSSSGVRRNFWQNPSESQSLTAQASCSDTNESSTIDIDGILRPLVS from the exons ATGGCGTGTAGGCCGCCATGTCCATGTGGCTGGAGCTGCTTCTGCATGGTCTTCTTCCTCGGCTTGCTGCTCGCCGAGGCCGTCCATGGTGCAGGGCGGAGCGAGGCGGCCGCTCGTTCGACTCCGAGCCTCGTTCCAGCTGAAG CGCGCGTCCTTCGACGGATCGCAGTCAGACTGGGTGTGTCCAGCTGGGATTTCACCGCCGGCACCGGTCCCTGCGACCAAGGCGACTCTGGGGTGCACTGTGACTGCACCTTCTCTAAcggcaccgtctgccatgtcacCGAGAT ATTCCTCAAGGGGCAGAACTTCTCCGGTGAGCTCCCGCCAGACTTCGCTGACCTCCCCAACCTCCTCCAGCT AGATCTAAGCAGGAGCTTGTTTCATGGTGGAGTGCCTGACCAGTGGGCCTGGATGAAGTTACAAGGACT GTCACTGATGGGGAACAGATTGTCAGGGCCTTTTCCCATGGTTCTCACGAGGATCACAACCCTGACTAACCT GAGCATTGAAAGCAATGAGTTCTATGGGCCAATGCCTCCTGAAATTGGGCATCTAATTCGAATAGAGAAGCT AATATTATCAACCAATGAGTTCACTGGACCCCTTCCAACTGCTCTTTCGCTATTCAGTAATATAACTGATTT GAGGATTTCTAGCACCAATTTTTCTGGAAGGATGCCTGATTTTTGGGGTAAATTGAAAAGGCTTGAAAAATT GCAAATCGAAGGATCTTTGTTGGAAGGGCCACTTCCCTCGAGCCTATCTGAATTGACAAACCTTTCTGATCT GAGGATTAGTGACCTGAGAGGTAGTGGTTCATCTTTCCCTGATTTAAGTCGAATGACATCCATGAACAAATT GGATCTCAGCTTTAATAAACTGAGTGGAGAAATACCACCTTCTTTTGCTAGCATGGGAGCTGTGGATTACAT ATATCTAACTGGAAATTCACTCACTGGGAACATACCTGGATGGTTACTAAGAAGAAACAAGATTGC GGACATATCTTTTAATAACTTCACGACAGGGAGTTCAGGTCCTAGCCAATGCCTTCAAGGGAGTGT CAATCTCGTGGAGAGCTATTCAGCTGAAGCGAACAGTTT AAATAGTATTCAGCCATGCTTAAAGAGGaattttccatgtgttgcttcgaATGGACAAT ATCACTCTTCATTGCATATCAATTGCGGTGACAAAGAAGCAACTATCAATAGAACTAAATATGAAGCTGACACAACACCCAAAGGGGCATCATTGCTGTATGTATCCCCAGGCTTGAACTGGGCATTCAGCAGCACCGGGAACTTCATGGATGACAACATAAATGACGATGACTACATTGCAACAAGCGCATCAACATTGGTCGTGCCCAATTCAGATCTGTACACCAAAGCCCGTCTTTCTCCTCTTTCCCTCACATATTATGGGCTTTGCATGTTAAGTGGGAGCTACACAGTTAATCTCCATTTTGCTGAAATTGTTTTCACAAATGACAGCACATATTATAGCCTTGGCAAAAGAAGATTCAACGTGTTTATACAG GGAAGAATGGTGCTAGAGGATTTCGACATTGAACAGTCGGCCGGTGCGGCTGCAAAGCCAGTTATCAAGTCTTTTCAAACATATGTCACAAATCACACACTAGAGATTCAGTTCTATTGGGCAGGAAGAGGGACAACTGGCATTCCATATAGAGGTTCTTATGGCCCACTGATATCTGCAATATCAGTAACTCCAA ATTTCCAGATTCCATTGGCTGTTGAGCCTCCCAAAGCTGGAAGTAGCAAAAAACGGAGTTCAAGGGCATCTATTGCTTTAATAATTGGAATCCCTATTGTAGCAATATTCGCTGCTCTGATCGTCGGCATTTATTGTATTATTAAGAAGCAGAGAAAGAGTTCGATGCATAAAG AACTCAGAGCCCTTGACCTGCAAATTGGCTCCTTCACCTTGCGTCAAATCAAAGCAGCAACTAGGAACTTCGATGCAGCTAACAAGATTGGTGAAGGAGGATTTGGTTCAGTATACAAG GGTTTATTATCTGATGGCACCATCATCGCTGTCAAGCAGTTGTCATCAAGGTCTAAACAAGGGAATCGGGAATTCGTGAATGAGATAGGCATGATATCTGCACTGCAGCATCCTAACCTTGTCAAACTCTATGGCTGCTGTACAGAAGGAAACCAGCTGTCGCTAGTTTATGAGTATATGGAAAACAATTGCCTTGCACGAGCTCTTTTCG TTGAACAGTATAGATTGAGAATGGATTGGGGAGCAAGGCATAAGATTTGCCTTGGAATAGCAAGAGGTCTAGCATATTTGCATGAGGATTCTGCAATAAGGATCGTGCACCGAGATATCAAGGCCAGCAATATACTGCTCGACAAAGATTTGAATGCCAAGATCTCAGATTTTGGGCTAGCAAAGCTTAATGAAGATGATCACACCCACATAAGCACAAAAGTAGCTGGAACTAT CGGATACATGGCTCCTGAGTATGCTATGCGTGGTTATTTAACAGACAAAGCTGATGTATACAGTTTTGGTGTTGTTGTTTTGGAAATTGTCAGCGGAAAAAGTAACACAAACTACAGGCCGAAGGAAGACTTTGTTTATCTTTTAGATTGG GCTTGTGTTCTACATGAAAGAGGAACTCTACTGGAATTGGTAGATCCAGATCTAGGATCAAATTACTCAACAGAAGAGGCGCTCCTCATGCTGAATGTTGCCCTGCTatgcacaactgcagcacctACACTCAGACCAAAGATGTCGAAAGTTGTTAGCCTGCTTGAAGGCAGCACCCCTCTGCAGCCTTTGCTGACAGACCTCAGCCTTGCAGCAAATAGCCTGAGCTCAAGTGGTGTACGCAGGAACTTCTGGCAAAACCCAAGTGAGAGTCAGAGCCTGACAGCACAAGCCTCGTGCAGTGATACTAATGAATCATCGACCATTGATATAGATGGTATCCTGAGACCACTGGTAAGTTAG